The following proteins are encoded in a genomic region of Arcobacter suis CECT 7833:
- a CDS encoding ABC transporter permease — protein MNKELVNFIVKKYLRFDKKNPFISISAILAFIGVSIGVMVLILSMAIMNGTAKEFEKKLFTMNYPLTIHPKLSTISLDQELLNKLQKEFPHLKFSPFISSQAIIQSGDTMSGGMIFGVIPEKEALINPVYKEALGNLNLDKFDIITGSGISDKLFLNPGAKTTLYFTELNPTGFSMMPKMKRFTFANSFTSGLNAYDKAYMYTSLESLQTLLKKEEGTFDGIHVHSDDAFTDIEKLRTYLGNKASVVGWWQQNGNFFAAMKMEKTALFIVLMLIILVASLNIISSLLMTVMSRRKEIALLLSMGATSKEIKSIFLRVGTIIGFSGIITGIVLGFFGYWLLDNFDIVTLPADVYGSAKLPLDLAMSDFVSIIIGAVIIVLISSYYPASKATNIDVIDVLRNE, from the coding sequence TTGAATAAAGAATTAGTAAATTTTATTGTAAAAAAATATTTAAGATTTGATAAAAAAAATCCATTTATTTCTATAAGTGCTATTTTAGCATTTATAGGTGTTTCTATTGGTGTTATGGTTTTAATACTTTCTATGGCTATTATGAATGGTACAGCAAAAGAGTTTGAGAAAAAACTTTTTACTATGAATTATCCTTTAACAATTCATCCAAAACTTAGTACTATTTCTTTGGATCAAGAATTGTTAAATAAACTTCAAAAAGAGTTCCCACATTTAAAATTTTCTCCATTTATTTCATCTCAAGCAATTATTCAAAGTGGAGATACAATGAGTGGAGGTATGATTTTTGGAGTAATTCCTGAAAAAGAAGCTTTAATTAATCCTGTTTATAAAGAAGCTTTAGGAAATTTAAATCTTGATAAATTTGATATTATCACAGGTTCTGGAATATCTGACAAACTGTTTTTAAATCCTGGGGCTAAAACTACTTTATATTTTACAGAATTAAACCCAACTGGTTTTTCTATGATGCCAAAAATGAAAAGATTTACCTTTGCAAACTCTTTTACATCTGGACTTAATGCCTATGATAAAGCTTATATGTATACTTCTTTAGAGTCTTTACAAACTCTATTAAAAAAAGAAGAAGGTACATTTGATGGAATTCATGTTCATTCAGATGATGCATTTACTGATATAGAAAAATTAAGAACTTATCTAGGAAACAAAGCCTCTGTTGTGGGATGGTGGCAACAAAATGGTAATTTCTTTGCTGCAATGAAAATGGAAAAAACTGCTTTATTTATTGTATTAATGCTTATTATACTTGTTGCTTCGTTGAATATTATTTCATCTTTATTAATGACTGTAATGAGTAGAAGAAAAGAGATTGCCCTACTTTTATCAATGGGAGCAACAAGTAAAGAAATCAAATCAATATTCCTAAGAGTTGGAACAATTATAGGATTTTCAGGAATTATAACAGGAATTGTTTTAGGATTTTTTGGATATTGGTTATTGGATAACTTTGATATTGTAACTCTTCCTGCAGATGTTTATGGAAGTGCTAAATTACCACTTGATTTAGCAATGAGTGATTTTGTTTCTATTATTATTGGTGCAGTTATTATTGTACTTATCTCTTCTTATTATCCAGCTTCTAAAGCTACTAATATTGATGTAATTGATGTTTTAAGAAATGAATAA
- a CDS encoding YhdP family protein, whose protein sequence is MLKMIKPIFLFFFLIIISLFSFLYSGIKIDSFSFSNIFVSQFYIKIDKKLILDIDYIEYKSEKAKTSNSFEELKNSIELLPKVLNFFQKIKINKLKIDDNEFEIILNDEILYLDNKYINIASKIDKISNQVVFELYSLYLKDLDFLFDGKVKIDYFNEKLNYYGNFYYENLQSNINVEMNKKIAKFYLVSQPFKSLKFLKNFLHLDPIAESWMYDNVQGDIKIEGLYAEYDLENNHIIEDSISGRAQIKDAKIRFHNNVDVVNTKSLDISFYKDRLHFDLIEPMFKEKSLDGSFVTIHNLTSEKNGQVDVFLKTNSKLDKDILDILKAYDITLPITQKSGNTQASLLMKFPYEESKKMSTYGEFFLNDAQMRINDFEFESKNAEVILDDSLIKIKNSDFKYKDMINATLNLVLDTKTLKSQGDATIKSFLIKDENESFVEIKDKKTAIDLDFNNEVNISLKDLGTHIKVSDLIYVNINDLSKIYPYSKLLKDNSIKEGHIALQIKDEKNISFEALIKGMNLPIQKDERNIDSLEINGKIENGKTNISSKDGNIKIEIDDKLNIYLQNLDVILDNKKIEKGNLKQEIIINLFNTKLKMDADIYYLENAKISIKNSGIDFEADVKDLTLPIKKNNDKIEKLTLIGSIKDDITSIKTKNQDLVLELKNDSVSLYVDGYNLHYTSADSEKIEKIKYKKVDIKGKNSIILYNETNKLLADDFVVRIREDSKFISLDYKETSITFKESKDKKIDIFSNNVSDEFVNAILGKHIFNGGNLMFYASGYKNNLNGKFIIENSNVEGLTILNNLLLFIQTSPALINPLLAIPAVVGMATNSGFNLLAYNIIDGTIDFNYDKDAELLYIKKLITVGNGIDFDGSGIVDLKNFTIDSNIKLIFFKDYSKIVGMIPVVNYVLLGNNNRVETEVNLKGSLDNPEISTNLTKDTINIPMNIGKRIFNSPSMIFDFIRGIDTLEDEEIKKNQINKPLR, encoded by the coding sequence ATGTTGAAGATGATTAAACCTATTTTTCTCTTTTTCTTTTTAATAATAATTTCACTTTTTTCATTTTTGTATTCAGGCATAAAAATAGACTCTTTTTCTTTTTCAAATATTTTTGTTTCGCAATTCTATATTAAAATTGATAAAAAACTTATTTTAGATATTGATTATATCGAATATAAATCAGAAAAAGCAAAGACAAGCAACTCTTTTGAAGAGTTAAAAAACAGTATTGAATTGCTTCCGAAAGTTTTAAATTTTTTCCAAAAAATAAAAATAAATAAATTAAAAATAGATGATAATGAGTTTGAAATAATTTTAAATGATGAGATTTTATATTTAGATAATAAATATATAAACATTGCTTCAAAAATTGACAAAATATCGAATCAAGTGGTATTCGAACTCTATTCTTTGTATCTAAAAGACCTAGATTTTTTATTTGATGGAAAAGTTAAAATTGATTATTTTAATGAAAAATTAAATTATTATGGAAATTTTTATTATGAAAATTTACAAAGTAATATCAATGTAGAAATGAATAAAAAAATAGCTAAATTTTATTTGGTAAGTCAGCCTTTTAAAAGTTTGAAATTTCTTAAAAATTTTTTACATTTAGATCCTATTGCTGAATCATGGATGTATGATAATGTACAAGGTGATATAAAAATTGAAGGATTATATGCAGAATATGATTTAGAAAATAATCATATAATTGAAGATTCAATTAGTGGTAGAGCACAAATAAAAGATGCAAAAATTAGATTTCATAATAATGTTGATGTTGTAAATACAAAAAGTTTAGATATATCTTTTTATAAAGATAGATTACATTTTGATTTAATAGAACCAATGTTTAAAGAAAAAAGTTTAGATGGAAGTTTTGTAACAATTCATAATTTAACTAGCGAAAAAAATGGACAAGTTGATGTTTTTTTAAAAACTAATAGCAAATTAGATAAAGATATTTTAGACATATTAAAAGCTTATGATATAACTCTTCCAATTACCCAAAAAAGTGGGAATACCCAAGCTTCATTACTTATGAAATTTCCTTACGAAGAGTCAAAAAAGATGTCAACATATGGTGAATTTTTCTTAAATGATGCTCAAATGCGTATAAATGATTTTGAATTTGAGAGCAAAAATGCAGAAGTTATTTTAGATGATTCCCTTATAAAAATAAAAAATAGTGATTTTAAATATAAAGATATGATTAATGCAACACTAAATCTTGTTCTTGATACAAAAACTTTAAAATCTCAAGGTGATGCTACAATAAAATCTTTTTTAATAAAAGATGAAAATGAAAGTTTTGTTGAAATAAAAGATAAAAAAACAGCAATTGATTTGGATTTTAATAATGAAGTTAATATTTCATTAAAAGATTTAGGAACACATATAAAGGTTTCTGATTTAATATATGTTAATATCAATGATTTATCAAAAATTTATCCATATTCAAAACTTTTAAAAGATAATTCAATTAAAGAAGGACATATTGCTTTACAAATAAAAGATGAAAAAAATATCAGTTTTGAAGCTTTAATAAAAGGTATGAATTTGCCAATTCAAAAAGATGAAAGAAATATTGATTCTTTAGAAATTAACGGAAAAATAGAAAATGGAAAAACAAATATTTCTTCAAAAGATGGAAATATTAAAATTGAAATTGATGATAAATTAAATATATATTTACAAAATTTAGATGTTATTTTAGATAATAAAAAAATAGAAAAAGGTAATTTAAAACAAGAAATAATTATAAACTTATTTAACACTAAATTAAAAATGGATGCAGATATTTATTATTTAGAAAATGCAAAAATTTCTATAAAAAATAGTGGCATTGATTTTGAAGCTGATGTTAAAGATCTTACTTTACCAATTAAAAAAAATAACGATAAAATTGAAAAATTAACTCTAATTGGAAGTATAAAAGATGACATAACTTCTATTAAAACAAAAAATCAAGATTTAGTTTTAGAATTAAAGAATGATTCAGTTTCTTTGTATGTAGATGGTTATAATTTACATTATACAAGTGCTGATAGTGAAAAAATTGAAAAAATTAAATATAAAAAAGTTGATATAAAAGGTAAAAATTCAATCATCCTTTATAATGAAACAAATAAACTTTTAGCAGATGATTTTGTAGTTAGAATTAGAGAAGATAGTAAGTTTATTAGTTTGGATTATAAAGAAACGAGCATTACATTTAAAGAATCAAAAGATAAAAAAATAGATATTTTTTCAAATAATGTTAGTGATGAATTTGTAAATGCAATTTTAGGTAAACATATTTTTAATGGCGGAAATTTGATGTTTTATGCAAGCGGTTATAAAAATAATCTAAATGGAAAGTTTATAATTGAAAATAGTAATGTTGAGGGTTTAACCATACTGAATAATCTTTTATTATTTATTCAAACTTCACCTGCGCTTATAAATCCTTTATTAGCTATTCCAGCTGTTGTTGGAATGGCTACAAACTCAGGGTTTAATCTTTTGGCATATAATATTATTGATGGTACGATAGATTTTAATTATGATAAAGATGCAGAGTTATTATATATTAAAAAATTAATTACAGTTGGAAATGGTATCGATTTTGATGGAAGTGGAATAGTTGATTTAAAAAATTTTACTATTGATTCAAATATTAAACTTATATTTTTTAAAGATTATTCAAAAATAGTTGGAATGATTCCTGTGGTAAATTATGTTTTATTGGGAAACAATAATAGAGTTGAAACAGAAGTTAATTTAAAAGGTAGTTTAGACAATCCTGAAATATCAACAAATCTTACTAAAGATACGATAAATATACCTATGAATATAGGTAAAAGAATATTCAATTCACCATCTATGATTTTTGATTTTATAAGAGGAATAGATACATTAGAGGATGAAGAAATCAAAAAAAACCAAATAAATAAGCCCTTAAGATAA